In Synergistaceae bacterium, the genomic stretch GAGTCCTCTTATTGGAACAAATCGAAGATACAACAAAAAGGGAGCTGACGGAATTATATGATACACTTAACCCAATAGAGCTCAGACGAAGGATAGCATCTTTGCGTGAGAGACTCTACCGGAACGCAAAAACGGCCGGCACGGCCGGCCAAGTTTAAAAGTACGGAAGGAGGAAGCATCTTTCTTCAAGTACATTTTTATTTGACGCAACGTTCCACTTTTCAAGTACCTTTTCTTTTGACGCAACATGCGGGTGCGGGGCAATGTTATTGTTTTTTACAATAAAGACCCAGGGAATGATTCCCGCATCGCTGATGACTTTAACAAACGTTGTGCCATCTTTTCTGGACTGACGGTTGGTTTCATCATAATGGATGACGCCGCTGATAAACTCACACAATCCGGGAGTGGCAAGAATCAATTCCCTGTAGGAACGGCATTTTTTTCAGTTTGAGGGATCACCTCTTTTTCAAAACGATTTTTTTCCCTATCTTTCCAATTCCGCTACTTTCGCAAGTCGGCGTTTGAAACGCTCTGTCCCCTTAAAATGGGCATTTAAGAACATTTGAACCAAGTCCCAAGATAGAGCATATCCGGTGACCCCGCCGCCCAGACACATAACGTTCATGTCATCGTCCTCTACTCCCTGATGAGCAGAGAAAGGATCCATAATCAACGCAGCTCTCACACCGGGCACTTTGTTTGCCGCAACACAAGCTCCAACCCCGCTTCCGCAGATAGCAACACCGCGGGTGATTTCACCTCTCACCACCGCCCTCGCCAACGGCACCACAAAATCCGGGTAGTCATCTCCCAAATCTAAGTCATGAGCGCCGAAGTCTTCAACTTTATAACCGGCAGCCTCAAGTGCCGCAGTCAGTTGTGCTTTCAATTCAAACCCACCATGGTCTGCAGCTATGCCAATGCGCATCATTTCTACTCTTTGAGTTGTTAGCGTCGGTTTATTTTTTGGGTTCATCTTTCCGAGGCACCCCCCTTCTTCATAACAGTCCATAACCCGCGATCAAAAGCCGCCAACCGGCTCACAATTACCTGCTTCTTCACGAGCAGACGCGAGCATACCGCCATGATCAACCTCCCGTCACGTTTCACTCAAACCTTGACCGCCAGCTTGGCCTTGAGGGCCTCTATGGCGTTGCCGGCCTTGTGTTTCTCCCACAGAATCCGATCCCTGAGTCAGCTGGAAGCAGAAGGAGGATAATGTCAAAGTCTGGCTAATGCTTTGCCATCGCTGAAAGCATAACAGCCATTTCAATCATACAAGGGATGAGGCCCAAAAAATAGGTGAGAAATTTCAGAAACGGATTTGTTTTATTGCCCCTGCAACATCTCCTTGGATCTCCTGTAATGCCTTATCAGGGCTGTTGTTGAGCTATCATGCTCGAGTTGGCATTTGGCGCCGGGCTCAAGTTCAGAACTGATCCGGGCGGCAAGCACCTTTCCCAGTTCGACCCCCCATTGATCAAATGAGTCGATATCCCAAATGACGCCTTGCGTGAAAACACTGTGTTCATACAATGCAACAAGCGCCCCAAGCGTCACCGGAGTCAGCCGTTCCAGGAGGATCGTGCTGGAAGGACGGTTCCCCTCAAAAGTCCGGTGCGGTACCAGCCATGCTGGCGTACCCTCGGATCGGACCTCCTGCTGTGTTTTGCCAAAAGCAAGTGCCTCCGTCTGAGCAAAGACATTGGCAAGCAGCAAGTCATGGTGGCGGCCAAGAGGGTTAAGCGACTGAACAAACGCGATAAAGTCGCAGGGAATGAGTTTAGTTCCCTGATGAATCAATTGGAAGAAAGAATGCTGTCCATTGGTACCCGGCTCCCCCCAAGTGATTGGCCCCGTTTGATAGGGGACTTCTATCCCCTCGATCGTGACATGCTTGCCATTGCTCTCCATCATCAACTGCTGGAGGTAAGCCGGGAAGCGCTTCAAGTATTGTTCATAGGGAAGGACTGCCATGGTCTCGGCGCCAAAGAAGTTATTGTACCAGAGGCCCAAAAGTCCCATAAGTACCGGCAAGTTACGCTCAAACGGGGCTGTACGGAAATGTTCGTCCATTTGGTGGAAACCGTCAAGCATGGCGTAAAAATTTTCGGGTCCTATAGCGAGCATCGTCGAGAGGCCAATTGCTGAGTCCATGGAGTAGCGCCCGCCGACCCAGTCCCAAAATTCGAACATATTTGCAGTGTCGATGCCAAACTTAGCTACTTCCCCTACGTTGGTCGATACAGCGACGAAATGCCTGGCGACAGCAGCGGGATGTTTTAAAGTTTTTAACACCCAGTCTCGGGCCGTAAACGCGTTTGTCATTGTCTCCAGAGTCGTAAAGGTTTTCGATGATATGATGAATAGCGTCTCCCTGGCATCAAGATCGCGGGTAGCCTCGGCAAAATCGGTACCGTCAATGTTGGAAACGAAGCGGAAAGTCAGGTCACGCCGGCTGTAATAGCGTAACGCCTCATACGCCATCACAGGCCCCAGATCAGACCCGCCGATACCAATATTGATGATGTTGCGGATCGGCTTGCCGGTGTAGCCCCTCCACTCACCGCTACGTACCTGGGCGGAAAAGTTGACCATCTTGTTAAGCACGGCATGGACCTGAGATACGACATCTTCGCCATCCACGATAATTGATTGACCTTTAGGTGTGCGCAGGGCCACATGCAGGACGGCCCGTTTCTCAGTGACGTTTATCTTCTCGCCCCTAAACATGGCATCGATGCGGGCTCGCAGACCGGACTCCTCCGCCAACTGTAAAAGGAGCCGGAGTGTCTCATCGGTAATACGGTGCTTCGAATAGTCAAAGTAAATGCCGACATCCTCGACTACCATACGCTCCCCGCGTTTTGGATCATCCGCAAAGATCTTCCGAAGATGCAAATCCCGAACCTTCGGGTAATGTGCCTCGAGGGCCTGCCATGCCGCGCGTTTCGTTAGCGGTGCGATTCCTGTCATGCAAATTCTCCTTCCATTTGCTATGCATTGTTGTCTGCCAGGACGACGGACAGAAACATGTCGGCATTCAGACTGGCGCCACCGACTCAGACTACATGACGCTTTTTCTCCAGGGTATTGATCAGTGAGTCGAACGAATGGCTGAATTTCTCAACGCCCTCCTCCTCCAGTTGTTGGGCCACACTATTGAGGTTTATCCCGAGCGATTGCAATTTCAGTAAAATCTGTTTAGCCCCATCAGTGTCATGTTCGATGCGAGGCTTCGGATCACCATGATCGCGGTAGGCATCCAGAGTATTGACTGGGATTGTATTCACCGTATCCGCCCCAATAAGAGCCTCAACGTATTTCACATCGCTATGGTTTGGGTTCTTAGTACCGGTACTGGCCCAAAGCAGCCGCTGTGTCCGGGCACCAAGGTCGGATAGTTTTTTAAAACGATTGCTATTAAAGATTACCTTATAAATTTGATATGCTGATTTGGCGCTTGCGATGGCGACCTGCCCAAGCAACTGCTCCGCGAGCTGCGCCTCATCGTTACCTTGCGCGATTGTTTTTTCCAGCATGGAGTCTACAAGCACATCAATTCGACTCACAAAGAAACTAGCCACCGAAGACACATCCTTTACTGGCATTCCTTTGGCAAATCGCTCCTCAAGACCTGTGATGTAAGCCTCGGCCACTTGCTGATACCTTTGGAGCCCAAATATCAACGTCACATTGACATTGATCCCATCGCTGATAAGTTGTTTAACAGCTTTAATACCTTCTGTAGTGGCAGGGACTTTAATTAACACATTTGGACGATTTAAAGCCGTCCATAAGCGGCGTGCTTCAGCGATCGTCTCTTTTGTATCGTACGCCAGGTGTGGATTGACCTCCAGGCTGACATATCCATCCTTGCCTTCAGTTTCGTTATAGACAGGACAAAATTCACGTGCGGCACTCTGCACATCACACTGGCTGAGTGCTTCATAAATTGCCATGCTGTCTTTTCCACCAAGAGCCATGTTCCGGATGTCATCATCATATTCATGGCTGTGCGCGATAGCATTCTCAAATATAGATGGGTTTGAGGTCATCCCCAGCAAACCATCTTCACATATTAATCTCCGGAGCTCGCCGCCGGCAATCAAATCTCGCCGTATATAGTCAAGCCAGATAGACTGTCCAAGTGTTCTCAATTGCCTTAATTTATTTTCTTTCAATTATTTTACCTCCCAGGTATTTATATTTTACAGATATTCGCAAACTTTACATCTCTCAACTTATTATTATATAGATAGAAGGAAAGCAAGATCAATCAACAACCGGACAGCATTCTTTAAGGAATACCTGAACAATGCAACATCAGAACAACAAACTTAAAGCCGCTCGTTTTGTCAGAAGTTGTCTGTTGTTATAAGGGCGTATTCTGGAAATTTACGTGATTAAAGGCCTTGTTGTTTATCTATTTGTCGGGATCAGCAGGACCGATGACGGCGAGAAGCGCGCAGTATTGTAACTTACGCTTCCAAGGAAAAATTCCTTTACAAAACCTCTGCCCTGGCTGCCCATTACAACCATATCCACATCAAGTTCCTTGGCTGTATCTAGAATCTCAACCGATGGATTACCGTATTTTATTACAATGTCTACCTCTGCCTTTCCTTTTTCCTGAATCATTTTTTTCATGCCTTCCAGTCTGGCTCTGTCAATCTTATTAAATTCTTCGATTCGGTTTTCAAGATAGGGACTGATGCGTGTTTTATCCTGAACATGGAGCAGCGTAATCTTTCTGGCTCTATCTGCTGCCATATCTAACAGAGAAGTGAAAGCCAGGTCCGCATTTTCGGAGAAATCAGTGGGATACAGCACATGGTTACCCACCTCACAGCCCAAAGTTTCTGAGCAGCATAACAAACCCGCTGCCCCTTGTTTTTTGGATCTGCTCAGCAGGACCGGTTTTTCTGCGATATGTATTAAATCATTCGCGAGACTGCTGAAGAACACTTCCCCTGTCGAAGAACTCCTCCGGGCTCCGACTACGATAACGGAGTAATCCTCTTCTACGGCGATCTTGTTTATTTCATTTGCCGGAAATCCGGATAATACTCTTGTTTCAACAGTGTAACCCTGTTTTTCCAATGTTTTTTTCTGCTCTTCCAGAATATGATCGTATTTGGAAAACGTCTCTGTTGCACATGCCCTTGAAAATTCGACAACATCGTCCACACTTCGGAACTGCAGCAACAGACATCTTTCAGCTCCAAAAACCTTAAGTCCTCCAACACAGCATACCAGCACATAGGAATCTTTCGATAAATCAGTAGCAACTATGAAATTTTTAAGCATTTATTACCCTCCTTCTTGATAGAATTTGGATATACATTTAATATACATTATAGTATTAATACGACAAATATGGTTGATAACGGACACTACAAACACAAAAACAGACTGAATGAAATGAAAGGATATGGTTAGAATGAAAGTTATAGCCGTCAACGGAAGCCCGAGAAAAAACGGAAACACTGCCATCTTGCTGAAGAAAGCCCTGGAAGGAGCAGAATCGAAAGGAGCTGAAACGAGGCTCGTACATCTGTATGATTTAAATTTTAAGGGCTGTATCAGCTGTTTTGCCTGCAAGGTAAAAAACAGCAGTTGCGGCGGGCTTTGCGCCATTAGGGATGATCTTACAAGCGTTCTTAAAGATATATTGGAATGCGACTCATTGTTGCTCGGTTCTCCGATATATTTAAGCAATGTTACCGGTGAGATGAGGTCTTTTATAGAGCGGCTGATATTCCCTAACCTCTCTTATAATAAGGGAAAACTGTCTATACTGCAGCGGAAGATCGCATCATGTTTTATCTATACCATGAATATTACAGAAGAGATGGCCAAAGAATGGGGGTATGAGCCCCTTTTTGAACAAAATAAAAGTATCCTTGAAAGAATATTAAACGGCAGTTCAGACTTTTTGCTCTCCTTTGACACATACCAGTTCGATGATTATTCAAAGTATGACGCGTCAAACTTTGATGAGGCACATAAGGCAAAAGTAAGGGAGGATCAGTTTCCCGTCGACTGCAGCAAGGCGTTTGAAATAGGAGCGGATCTGGCAAAGAACTGAAGAAACATTATACTGTTAAGATTTGACTAATTTATAAAATATTTTTTTAATAAATTCGGTTGTTATGATATATATATTGTAACAAATACACATATACATTAGCTGACAGAGGTACAACTTCCAGCAGCCCGGCAAGCGGCGTATATGACAGTGTAAGTGTTGCCGATGCTACCCCGATAGTGGTAAGCGTCCAGTCTGCGCACATGTCGGGCGCACCCTAAAAAAATCCCCGACCATAAGGTCGGGGATATGTCTTCTGGTGGGCCCATCAGGAATCGAACCTGAAACCATCCGGTTATGAGCCGGGAGCTCTAACCAATTGAGCTATGGGCCCGTGTCACCTCAGTCGGAAGTGATTACTGATACGGGGCAGCTGTCTATTGCCTCTTTAAGCGCAGGGGAGACTTCCTGTGAAATCACCATGCACTTTCCCGCATCTTCGTCAAGCTTGAAAACCGCCGGGCAGAGCTGAGCGCAGACACCACAGCCGATGCATTCATCAAGGTTGATCTTAATTCCCATGCATGGTCACATCCCTTCCGGCGTAAGATTTTACGCCATGATGGTGATTACGTCAAATGGTAATTTTAATTTTATTTTTCCGGAGTCACTATAAGCTTCACGCCGCCGTCATGGTGCAGTAGGGTCAGCAGCGAACGATAGCTTGGGATCGCCTTGTTTTCAGGCTCCGCTGCCGCTATGAATATCCCTATGCCTGCAACTTCGGCATCGAACTGCTTCGCCATAAGAAGCATCCCCGACGCGGTGCTCCCGCCCCTCATAAAGTCGTCCACTATAAGGACACGGCAGCCTCTTTTCAGCTGTCTCGTGCCTATGTACATCGTTTTGACATCGCCGTTCCCAGTGGGATAATGCACTCCGACTGCCGCACCATCGCTGGGCCTGTTGCGGAAACGGCATACAGCAAGGGGCACTCCCAGGGCATAGGCAGCGAACATCGCTATCGGAATGCCTTTGACCTCTGAAGTCATTACAACATCAGGCTGCAGATCCGTGAACAGGGATGCCATCGCATATCCGAGAGAGAGAGCGGTCTCCGGATTGAAAATAAGGTCGCTGTAATAGATAAGACCGCCCGGGAGGACCCTGTCCGGGTCTGTTAGCTTTTCCGCAGTCTCTTTAAGTATTTTCCCCCTGTATTCAGGGGTACAGAGCGGAATGAATCTGGCCCCTCCGCTTCGGCCGCGGTCAACCTGCATCTGTCCGAACCCTTCAGCCGTCATCGCAGAATCGATCACCTCAACATCGTCGCTTATAACTGTCTTGGAGACATTGAATTTTCCTGCAAGGTCGGTCAGGGACACCAGTTTAGATGGGTATAGCATAAAGTTTGCCGCAAGTCTTACCAGTCTTTCCGTTCTTTGACCTCTCATTACTGCTTCACTCCAATCTGGCGGTTTTTATTACCCAGCTTTTGTCCGTAAATAATGATTCTGTTTTTTTAGCAGAGCCCTTGTCACCGCAAAGCGCGAAGAACGCACTGCCGCTTCCGCAAAGCCCCCAGGCCAAGGAACCGCCTGCTTCGGCAGCTTCAAACGCATCTATATATTCCTTATGTTCATTTAGGGCCAAATCAGCGAAATCATTCGGCAGGAACCCTATAAATTCTTTTTTTCTCAGCTTGTCGAGTATATCCAGCGCTTCTTCTTCAGGGGCATCACAGGCGACAGACAGACCGAGCGCCTCTCTGTACCGGTCGAGATCCGCATAGGCCGCAGGAGTGGACGACTTCCACTTTGGAAACCCCAGCACCCATGTAAGTTCCGGCGCATCATCAAGTAATTTAAGCCTCTCGCCTATACCTTCGGCAAATGCAAGGCAAGCGTCAGAAGCCAAAAACGCCACGTCAGCCCCAAGTTCTGCGATGGCCTCATTGTCTACATTCAATCCGTAGCTGTTCCTGATCCACTTTATCAGCGCCGCCGCGTTTCCGCTCCCGGCACCGATGCCACTCCCCGGAGGATATATCTTATCAAGCCGCATGTGAAGCGGCGGGATATCGGCACCCTTTCCCCTGGCCCATGCGAGTGCCTTTGTGACAAGATTCGGGCCTTTTATGCATAGACCTTTAAGCTCCAGAATATCTTCTGTATTTTCATCATTATAGCAGTAAATTGTCAACTCCTCTCCGCCTTTTTTACTCCAAAAGTTTGAAAATATATTATGAAGCCCATCTGGCCTTCGAGATAAAACCCTGAGCGTGATATTGATTTTTACAGAACAGGCAATCATTGTTTCCATCTCCGCCACCCCATCGTTCATTGCTGTCGGGCAAAAAAGAAGCCCTGGCAAAGGCCAGGGCATAGAGGGCAACCACATTGTCTAGAAAAGGCTCTTCCCGCTGCCTTCAAGCTGCACTTCCACTTCACGGGTCAATACGTCAGCATAACTGAAAGAGACAGTGCTCTGCTGTGAATCGATAAACACCGTAAAGAGACTGGGATAGGTCTCGCGAATCACACCGGTTCTTTCTTCCATTTTTCTGCGTCCGTTCGCAGCACGGTAAAAAATCCGAGAACCCCTGTGCAGACGCACTATCTCACGTATCGATTCTAATGTCTGCGCCATACACGTCACCTCCGACCTGTAATCAATTGATTGTACATCAAAATCCGATAAATATCAAGTCAGACGTAACAACAGGGCATCGCCGGCAAAATAAAATGTAATAAAAGTACGGATTTAATTTTTTATCAGCGCTTATTCTTCATAATTATCCTCTTGTCTCCAACACGTCTGGTGATGCCCTTTGTGTCAAAATATTCAAGCAACGGCAGAATATATTTTCTGCTGCTCCCCGTAAGATCCCTGACTCCGGCAAGTGTTATCTCGCCCTCTATGCCCAGGAGCTTCTCTTTGAAATCAGATTCTATCTCTGATGAAACGAGGAATCCGTCCCCAATGATAACAACTTCCCTGCGTTCCTTGAGGTATGCAAGGATACGGTTCATATCTTTCTGTGTTATATGCAGTATCTCCGGGATCTCGTCAACGGCAGGCATAGCATAGCCTGACCCGCGCATGAGATTTCTTACGGCATCCACATCTGACATAAACCGGGCTTCATCGAAAGGTTCAAAATCTTTGAGCCTTACCCTGCCGTCGTCGACCGTTACCCATGACATTTTTTTAAAAAGTTTGACCAGTTCCCTTACAAAACGCACATCAGGCATTGAGAGGCACTTCGAAACCTCCTCTATGTCCATGCCTCTGCGTTCTGGATGTTCACTGTGAAATTTTTTTAGTCCCGCTGTAAGTTTTGCGTTAAACTCTTCCATCTTTGAAATTGAGAGGAGCGTGGTCTCAACTGTTCTGACCACGCCGATCTTTCCCTTGGCATCGAGGCTTGCGATATGCCTGTCAATTTCCGCAGGCTCTGTCTCCAGAGCCCGAAGCGCTTCTCCGGTCGTCAGCATTCCTTTATATTCTATCAGGGCAAGCAGGCGTTCCTTGAGGCCGACGTCCGCAGAGACCGCCTCAAGAAATCTTATCAGCGAAATCTTTGAGTTTTTATTCTTTGGCCTCTCGCCGGCAGCAAGCAGCACCCTACCGCCTGCGATAGTGCGCAGCGGGCTGTATGTGCGCAGTATGAAGCGGCTCCTGCAGGAGGCGGTTATCGGTTCTTCGGTGAGGATCTGTGCAATGGCAGTCTCTCCGGGCAGAACCTTTTCCCTGTCCAGAAGAGATAGCCTTGCGACAACATCAGACGTCCCGATATGCAGGCGCAGGCGCTGCCAATGCTCCACAGGTCCGGTAAAAGATGGCAGCACGTCTATGGAGACGTCCAGGCACTCGGTGGGTGAAAAGTGCCCCCTTGCCGCTATGACATCACCCCGTTTTACGTCATCAAGCGATATTCCGGCCAGGTTTATAGCGACACGCTGCCCTGCCGCCGCGCTTGTAACGGATTCACCATGGACCTGCAGCGAACGGACCTTAGACGGTATCACAGGAGGCAAAACTTCGATATCGTCACCTTCTGAAATGATACCGTTTAGCGCCGTCCCGGTCACAACTGTCCCGAAACCTGAAATATGGAAAGCCCTGTCGACGGGCAAAAAGAAAGCGCCGCTGCGATCCCGTTGTCTGCTGTTCTCAACCATGAACTGTATGGCGTCTGTAAGTTCCGGAAGCCCCGCGCCGGTAAGGGCCGAAACGGGTATGACCGGACTGCCGTCCAGAAAAGTGTTCGAGATAAGAGCGTTGACCTCGTCCTTGGCCATTTCAAGCATCTCTTCATCGACAAGGTCTGATTTATTTATTACGGTCAAGCCGTTTTTTATACCAAGAAGCGTAAGGATCTCAAGGTGTTCACGCGTCTGGGGCATAACACCGTCATCAGCCGCGACAACGAACATGACGGCGTCGATGCCGACCGCTCCCGCAACCATCTGCCTTATGAATTTTTCATGTCCGGGAACATCGATGATGCTGATAGTCTTCCCAGATGGAAGTGTGAGCGGGGCAAAGCCAAGCTCAATAGTCATGCCGCGCCGTTTCTCCTCCTGAAGGCGGTCACAGTCCACTCCCGACAGTGCCCTCACAAGCGCTGTCTTGCCATGGTCTATATGTCCGGCCGTACCGATTATGAACGGGTATTCCAGTGCTCCGGCAGTCATGCTTTATTCACTTCCGGGCATGGACAGGATCTCAGCGAAAGCATTGATTATCAATTTTTCATCCCCGGGTCTCAGCGTGCGCACATGGAAAAGCAGCCTGTCCTCAGATGCGCCGGTCACAACAGGCACTGACGCCATGCGCAGTTTTTCTGCGAGGCTGCCTGTGCTCCCAAGCTCAGGCAGCCTTACGGCTACTGCGTATCCCCTGAGCTCCGACTGGGGAAACGTTCCCCCACCCACCGTATCTGCAGCACTGACAACTTCCAGGGATATGGAATTGAGTGCCACGCCTTTAAAAAATGCTTTGAGCCTGCGGCATAACATCTGCGCCCTTTTTTGAAGATCTTGCGGTTTGCTGAAGACCATCTCAAGCGTTGGTATCGAGTTATATTGCCCCTTCAAATAGAGTCTGAGCGTCGCCTCAAATGCGGCAAGGGTCATCTTGTCGACCCTAAGGGCACGAAGAAGCGGAAAGGTGCGGAGCTTTGCGATGATAGCAGCGGAACCGACTATGGCTCCTATCTGCGGACCTCCGAGGAGCTTATCTCCGGAGAAAGTAACTATGTCAGCACCTGCCCCGAGGCATTCGTTTATCGTAGGGTCGCTTGTGAGGCCGACGGAACTTGTATCGACAAGCATGCCGCTGCCCAGGTCCTCCATAAAGACAATGCCCCTACTGTGTGCAAGCGCGGCAAGTTCTTCGCGCGGGACAGAAGAAATAAAGCCGGCGATCCTGTAGTTGGACGGATGCACCTTGAACAGCATGGCCGTATCGTCAGTGATCGCGGATTCGTAATCTTTGAGGTGCGTGCGGTTTGTAGTCCCTGTCTCGACCATCCTTGTACCGGACAGGGCCATGATGTCGGGGATCCGGAAGGAACCTCCGATCTCGACAAGTTCCCCGCGGGAGATGACAGTTTCTTTGTCTCTGGCAAGAGCCGAAAGAGCCAGTATAACGGCCCCTGCGTTATTATTGACGACTATTGCCGCCTCTGCGCCGGTAAGCCTGCAGAGCAGCCATTCGATGTGGTCGTTCCTTTGGCCCCTGCGTCCCTGTTCCGTAGAATATTCCAGCGTATTATAATTTCCGGCTATCTCCACTACGGCTTTTATCGCTTCTTCGGCAAGAAGAGAACGCCCCAGGTTTGTGTGTATGACTACTCCTGTGGCATTGACCACGCGGCGCAGGCTTGAAGACGCTCTGGATCTGAGGCGTTTTTCTGCATCGCGCATAATGCTGTCGGCATCAAAAGCAGCATCGGGGTTTCTCTGTATTTTTGTCCTCTGTTCAGCCAATACATCTGAAATGACCGCCTTTACGGACTCATGCCCTATCTCAGACTCATATTCCGCGATCCACTCCATAGAGAGCAGTTTGTTCATTGACGGTATTTTACGCATGGCGTTCTGAATTTCTTCTTTCAAGAAGTATCCCCTCCGGTCATGCCGATTTTAAGTCATGTTCCTTTATTGATTATAGAGGATATATCCGCGATCTTAAATGGAGGACTGGTCTGCAGCTTAAGTTCAGACAAATTCCATCCATATCCTGTTAGCTATCCTCATTCCTTTTGCGGTCAGCCTCACATTTTTGTCCGTTATTTCATACAGATCGTCCGAAAAATCTCCCAGCACCTCATATATTCTATTCTTTGCAGCGACCCCGAAGCGGCCCTCATAGTCGATGAGATCGATGCCTTCCGTCATTCGAAGGGCCAGCACCGCAGCCTCTCCCGCCATCGCTTCTTTTGTGAGCCTCTCTCCTGAGACTGCCGCGCATTTGCCGCCCTCGATCAGCTCTCCGTATTTTTTCAGGCTGCCTGTGTTTTTATAGCGCCAGCCACCAAGGTATCCCGATGCTCCGGGACCGGCTCCGAGGTACTCTCCTTCGCGCCAGTAGTTTATGTTGTGCCTGCTTTCATGCCCGGGCATTGAGAAGTTAGCGACCTCATACTGATGGAACCCCTTGCGCGGGAGATACCACTGCGCCCAGCGGTACATTGCAAAGCCATCGGATAGGCGATCGGTATCCATCGATTCCCATGGAGTTCCCGACTCGATGGAAAGCTGATACAGAGATATATGATGTACCCCTGAGCGAACCGCCTCATGAAGGATCATGGCCCAGTTTTTAAATGTCTGTTCCGGCAGTCCGAACATGAAGTCCGCATTTACCGAAAAACCGGAGGCAAGCGCCGACGATATCGCCGCATGTGCCTGAACGCTGTCGTGCAGCCGGCCAAGCTGAATAAGCTCCGCATCATCAAAGCTCTGCACCCCTATACTCACGCGGGTGACACGCCAGTCACGCCACAGAAGCAGATGCCCGGCATCCATG encodes the following:
- the tal gene encoding transaldolase, which produces MKENKLRQLRTLGQSIWLDYIRRDLIAGGELRRLICEDGLLGMTSNPSIFENAIAHSHEYDDDIRNMALGGKDSMAIYEALSQCDVQSAAREFCPVYNETEGKDGYVSLEVNPHLAYDTKETIAEARRLWTALNRPNVLIKVPATTEGIKAVKQLISDGINVNVTLIFGLQRYQQVAEAYITGLEERFAKGMPVKDVSSVASFFVSRIDVLVDSMLEKTIAQGNDEAQLAEQLLGQVAIASAKSAYQIYKVIFNSNRFKKLSDLGARTQRLLWASTGTKNPNHSDVKYVEALIGADTVNTIPVNTLDAYRDHGDPKPRIEHDTDGAKQILLKLQSLGINLNSVAQQLEEEGVEKFSHSFDSLINTLEKKRHVV
- a CDS encoding universal stress protein — encoded protein: MLKNFIVATDLSKDSYVLVCCVGGLKVFGAERCLLLQFRSVDDVVEFSRACATETFSKYDHILEEQKKTLEKQGYTVETRVLSGFPANEINKIAVEEDYSVIVVGARRSSSTGEVFFSSLANDLIHIAEKPVLLSRSKKQGAAGLLCCSETLGCEVGNHVLYPTDFSENADLAFTSLLDMAADRARKITLLHVQDKTRISPYLENRIEEFNKIDRARLEGMKKMIQEKGKAEVDIVIKYGNPSVEILDTAKELDVDMVVMGSQGRGFVKEFFLGSVSYNTARFSPSSVLLIPTNR
- a CDS encoding pur operon repressor, which encodes MRGQRTERLVRLAANFMLYPSKLVSLTDLAGKFNVSKTVISDDVEVIDSAMTAEGFGQMQVDRGRSGGARFIPLCTPEYRGKILKETAEKLTDPDRVLPGGLIYYSDLIFNPETALSLGYAMASLFTDLQPDVVMTSEVKGIPIAMFAAYALGVPLAVCRFRNRPSDGAAVGVHYPTGNGDVKTMYIGTRQLKRGCRVLIVDDFMRGGSTASGMLLMAKQFDAEVAGIGIFIAAAEPENKAIPSYRSLLTLLHHDGGVKLIVTPEK
- a CDS encoding RpiB/LacA/LacB family sugar-phosphate isomerase, which codes for MNPKNKPTLTTQRVEMMRIGIAADHGGFELKAQLTAALEAAGYKVEDFGAHDLDLGDDYPDFVVPLARAVVRGEITRGVAICGSGVGACVAANKVPGVRAALIMDPFSAHQGVEDDDMNVMCLGGGVTGYALSWDLVQMFLNAHFKGTERFKRRLAKVAELER
- a CDS encoding 4-diphosphocytidyl-2C-methyl-D-erythritol kinase, with protein sequence MTIYCYNDENTEDILELKGLCIKGPNLVTKALAWARGKGADIPPLHMRLDKIYPPGSGIGAGSGNAAALIKWIRNSYGLNVDNEAIAELGADVAFLASDACLAFAEGIGERLKLLDDAPELTWVLGFPKWKSSTPAAYADLDRYREALGLSVACDAPEEEALDILDKLRKKEFIGFLPNDFADLALNEHKEYIDAFEAAEAGGSLAWGLCGSGSAFFALCGDKGSAKKTESLFTDKSWVIKTARLE
- a CDS encoding ferredoxin — encoded protein: MGIKINLDECIGCGVCAQLCPAVFKLDEDAGKCMVISQEVSPALKEAIDSCPVSVITSD
- a CDS encoding Veg family protein — protein: MAQTLESIREIVRLHRGSRIFYRAANGRRKMEERTGVIRETYPSLFTVFIDSQQSTVSFSYADVLTREVEVQLEGSGKSLF
- the pgi gene encoding glucose-6-phosphate isomerase; the protein is MTGIAPLTKRAAWQALEAHYPKVRDLHLRKIFADDPKRGERMVVEDVGIYFDYSKHRITDETLRLLLQLAEESGLRARIDAMFRGEKINVTEKRAVLHVALRTPKGQSIIVDGEDVVSQVHAVLNKMVNFSAQVRSGEWRGYTGKPIRNIINIGIGGSDLGPVMAYEALRYYSRRDLTFRFVSNIDGTDFAEATRDLDARETLFIISSKTFTTLETMTNAFTARDWVLKTLKHPAAVARHFVAVSTNVGEVAKFGIDTANMFEFWDWVGGRYSMDSAIGLSTMLAIGPENFYAMLDGFHQMDEHFRTAPFERNLPVLMGLLGLWYNNFFGAETMAVLPYEQYLKRFPAYLQQLMMESNGKHVTIEGIEVPYQTGPITWGEPGTNGQHSFFQLIHQGTKLIPCDFIAFVQSLNPLGRHHDLLLANVFAQTEALAFGKTQQEVRSEGTPAWLVPHRTFEGNRPSSTILLERLTPVTLGALVALYEHSVFTQGVIWDIDSFDQWGVELGKVLAARISSELEPGAKCQLEHDSSTTALIRHYRRSKEMLQGQ
- a CDS encoding flavodoxin family protein; the protein is MKVIAVNGSPRKNGNTAILLKKALEGAESKGAETRLVHLYDLNFKGCISCFACKVKNSSCGGLCAIRDDLTSVLKDILECDSLLLGSPIYLSNVTGEMRSFIERLIFPNLSYNKGKLSILQRKIASCFIYTMNITEEMAKEWGYEPLFEQNKSILERILNGSSDFLLSFDTYQFDDYSKYDASNFDEAHKAKVREDQFPVDCSKAFEIGADLAKN
- a CDS encoding fructose-bisphosphate aldolase produces the protein MILATPGLCEFISGVIHYDETNRQSRKDGTTFVKVISDAGIIPWVFIVKNNNIAPHPHVASKEKVLEKWNVASNKNVLEERCFLLPYF